CCGGGCAGTAGCCTGTCGTATTTCATGGAGAGTCCGTACACCTGGCCTTTCTCCTTATTTAGTTTCAGGAACATTTTCTTCAGCACTTTTACAGAATCCTGGTGCAAAGTAATCTTCCCATCTTTCTGTAAATCGTAGAGGCTTTTCCATTGTGTAGTAAGATTGCCCAAAGTTTTAGCTTGTGGTATCGCTTGGTTTTTGTTATTCAACATATTCAGCATGCCGAGGGCGCTCTGGTCCATCAGAATATTAGATTCCATGCTAGTCGAGGCATCTTTATAATAAGAGGTTTCGGTATTTACGGAACATGCTTGTAGCGCAAAAATCCCAAGACCGCAAGCCCAAATTTTTAGTGTTGACATAGGCGATTTTTGCATTTTAATTCAAAAGTTATACCTAAGTCGTTAGACTATCAAATGGAGGGAAAATGCTTAATGGCAATTCTCGTGGTTACCGTGATGGTGTTCGTGGGTATCATGGTGGTTGACCTGCAAGACTTCTTTCTTTGGTGAAAGGTAAGGGATACCAATTTCCAAACCGCGTACAACAAATAACCCACCCAGAATCAGCATCATGGCAGGGACAAATTTTAAAATTTTAATTCTGAAAGCGGTTGTCATCAGATTTCCGAGCAACACGATGAAAAACATGAATGGAAGCGTGCCCAATCCAAATAATCCCATGAATGTGGCGCTTTGCCAGATGCCGCCAGCGGCTAAACTCGCGGTAAGTGCCATATATACCATACCGCACGGTAGGAAACCATTGAGGATCCCGGTGGTAAAGCGCGATCGGTAATCTGCTTTTTGTAGCAGTTTGCCTAAATTCATTTTAATTTTCAGCAAGAATTTTGAGAAGAAAGGGATTTTTGAGGCAAAATCTTTTCCACCAAACGAAAATACAGCCATGAGTATGAGGGTGATGCCTACAAAAACAGTAA
This DNA window, taken from Chryseobacterium sp. 6424, encodes the following:
- a CDS encoding sulfite exporter TauE/SafE family protein; this encodes MEIALVFSALALGFASGFHCIGMCGPIALSMGLTKKQAANYYLQNLTYQFGRIFTYAFLGAILGIIGEGFQMAGFQQYLTVFVGITLILMAVFSFGGKDFASKIPFFSKFLLKIKMNLGKLLQKADYRSRFTTGILNGFLPCGMVYMALTASLAAGGIWQSATFMGLFGLGTLPFMFFIVLLGNLMTTAFRIKILKFVPAMMLILGGLFVVRGLEIGIPYLSPKKEVLQVNHHDTHEHHHGNHENCH